The DNA segment GCTACGTACGCGCCGCGATGAAGTCGCTTCCAACGAGCACCGAGGCGACGCACGCTGCGGTCGTTGCTGGTCACTGCGAGCAGCAACATGATCGCCGCCCCCATCCACGCACTCAGGTAGGCGGCGCTCGCCCCCTCCGTCAGGACGCGGGACCACGGCTGGCGCCACAGATAGGCGCACACGTGGAGGGCCAAGTAGGCAAAGCTGGCCACGCCGACGGCGCGGCGCTGGCTGACCAGCCACCGCCGGAGGCTTGCGTAGGGTAGCCATCGCCTAAGGGGTGTGATCGCTAGGGCGAGCACCACTAGCTGCAGGGAGAGCAACCCCGTGCGGTGGACGTACTCCCCGTAGACTAGCCTGCTTTATTCA comes from the Pseudomonadota bacterium genome and includes:
- a CDS encoding ferric reductase-like transmembrane domain-containing protein, giving the protein MLSLQLVVLALAITPLRRWLPYASLRRWLVSQRRAVGVASFAYLALHVCAYLWRQPWSRVLTEGASAAYLSAWMGAAIMLLLAVTSNDRSVRRLGARWKRLHRGAYVAASLAFAHWVLTAYDPRMAYGWLLVLLLIEASRLLPSSTAEA